The Betta splendens chromosome 24, fBetSpl5.4, whole genome shotgun sequence DNA window ACTGTCACCGCTCCCGCAAGGTAAAAGAGGGCGATGAGGGGGAGACAGCGGTGGACGTTAGTCTCAGTGTTCTATCaggtgctttaaaaaaaaaaggtcaactTCACTTTTAGATTTAGGAAAAAACAAGTCCTATAAACAAAATTAATCGTATACAATAAACAATGAAAAGGGAACAAAGCAATTTTCTGCATTCAAATGATCCTTTAAAGTTCCTAATATACTTTTACAATGAAGTTAGTAAAGCTTCCAAATCCACAGTGtggagatgatggaggaggagggggagggggggggaggggggggggctgtgtcaAGGTGTGAAGGGACAAGCTTATTTACTGACTTCTGCTCAAATCCTAATatgagtaaagtaaagtaaagatgACTAATCTGCGTTTTCACTACTAGGTGGACGTTGAGCATTTGTCTTCAGTTGTCGTAACGAGGCTGAGCTCTGTGACCCTTGGCCGGGTTCCAGTAGCCGCATTAAACTGGCCGTCCTGGGAACCAGCGCCCGCGCTCGGTTCGGTTCCCGACCCTCGGCCGCCCGACGCGTCCGACATCGGCACAGGATTCCTGGGAAAGTCACCGGGGAGGTCTGCTCACGTTGCCACGGCGACGTAGCATCCAGGGGTCAGGGGCCGGATCATAAAACGTCATAAACGCAGCGAGGAGGCAGTGATACGCGGTGGAGCAGCACAGAAGGTCACAGAGGCAGCGTCTGCGTGTGCAGCCCTTTAGCTTCCTCTTATTCAAACGAACAGAGAACAACGATGATAGGGATCATGTTGTGTCGTGATGTTATGTTTAGCTCGGGTTGCCAGGAAAAGTTAAAAGCAGCATTTGTTTGTTGCAGCACGTTTCAAAGGAGCCTGTGACCTAAACCTGCTTTGCTCGGCTGCCGAGCCGTGTGAAATGGAAAACTCCACAGCACATGTCACATTTTCATTCTGGACGGTTTAGCTGAGCTGCTCGATTTAGttcattataaataaatgagcgTGATCGAAGCGGGATGGACCTGGTCCGGGTCGGAACCAGCGGGTTTCTCGCTCCTTTCATATGAGCTGGAGTCCGGTTCTGTTGATTCATCCTCGTGCTTTTGCTTTGCAGTGTTGGAAGCTGCTCAGAACAAGCACGCTTTGATCTGCCGGTGCTGGTACCCCCATTCATCTTGGTGGTCCCAGTTTCTATAACCTTAACTTTAACATGTTCAGTTAGAGTTCCTCTGTCTTCATTCAACTCCCATTCTGCGCTGGGCTCTTAACGCTTTCACGCTAGTCAactgtttgtgagtgtgtgggagCGATGCAGCAGCCTGTGCTCAGACACGTCCCACCACCAGACTTCATAGCTGCTAGACGCTCGTGCACCTTGTGAATCTGGCTCCACCTCAGTCATCGCAGGCCCAGCTGCACATCTGATCCACATCCCACTGTTTCTTTGAGGGTGTGTTCAGGCAAATCTTCAAGATGTAGTAGTAGACCCAGGTTAACATATTTAACATCATTAACTTCATTCTTTGCGTCTATAAAGAAATTTAAGTGAAGGAATTGAACCATCGATCCTGCGATGGGGGGTCCATGGGGGATCACGCTTAAAACAGCACGTGAAGGACTTGTttttggtgtcttttgtttaaatCTGCCCCCTGGGGTCATGGGGCTTCCCCTCGTCCTCCATTCCCCTCCATCTCATTGTGTTAGTGTTACGGCTGTGAAAAGATGTAACTGTGTTCAACAGGAAGGTCTGCACACGCGACacactcacagtgtgtgtgtgtgtggttgtgttggGGGTTGCTATTTGTGTtaactcactgtgtgtgtgtgtatgtgtgtgtgtgtgtgtgtgtcttagaaCAAGGACatagaaggagaggaagaggaggaggaagctgtcaGCAGCGTATCCAAGGTAAACAGGCCGACTTTACAGCAACGTGGAcggaacacagacacaaacacgctaTCTTCTTTCAAACATATGCTCACTTACTGAAGATATGCGCTCGCCCGACACACGCTTATCCTCTCACACActgactgtacacacacacacacacacacacacacacacacacacacacacacacacacacacacacacacacacacgctgacacacacatacagtaagagcaCACACATTTTTGACTTTTGACACCTAATTGACTTCAGTGAACccagtagaaacacacacacacacacacacacacacacacacacacacacacacacccacacactgacCGCACGTGTCCAGCTGAGGTGAGGCCGGTGAGTCGGAGGAGTGCTGAGGCAGCAGTGTTTATCTGTAAACACGCCGGCCCTCAGCTATCGTCTCCTGATTTATGCTAAACCTTATCACTGGAAAACGTGTTTGTTGTTACGGCTGTTATGTGCAACTGTGGCCAAGTCCATCTGTCTGAGCCTTCAGCCGGCAGCTCTCCATAAACAGCAACGCCTGAGCCTGATTTCTCAGTTTTTAAGAGGAAGGTTTCGGAAAGGTGATCGTTCTACTTTATGTTTATAATTAAAGTATTTCACTGTAACATTTGTAACAGTCCCTGATCTGTGGAACCCAAAAACAGCTGATCATCCTGACTGCGCCCCCACTGTGGGGTCATGGCTGACCTGTGAGGATATGGGTGGCCGGGCGCGAGAAAGGAAGGAAGCGCAGCATTCCTTCGAGGAGCTGGGCCTTTAGGACGGGAACAATCCCTGTCTGAGACAAACGCGGCTGAAAATAGCCACGGTAGACGGCCGGATGTGCAGATAGGTAGAAATGAGTAGGTGTTTTGGGACCAGAAGCTGTGATATGTATGTATGCAGCCACCAAAGCTGCGTAAAATGTCCGGTTTATTCAATATTTCCAGAGTTTACGTCCGGCTGCCACCTCTGAGGCATCATGGGAGGATTCGGTCCTATAAGAGCTCCATTGTTCCAGCGGTggagctgtactgtaggtgaagcGTCCCCACACGGAGCCCCACTGAGCGGCTTTGGCTCCAGCGGCCTGGAGGTGGTGAATAGGCAGGCTTCAGTCTGTGCAcccgtgcatgcatgcatgctgGACTTATCTAAAGCTAGAattatctacacacacacacatgcacggacgGATCCACTGGGATCCCGGGTTTCTCTCAGATCCACAGTTTACATGGAAAGACTAGAACCAGAGTGAAATAGCCCAAGTGAAATGTTGAAATGTGAGTTTGACAATAATCAAATGCAATAAACccatttttaaaatgatgagACGAGGATCATTTTGTTTGATCTCAGCTGGATCTCAGACCTCGGCCCGTGGAGGTGAGCGCTGTCGTGTCCAGTCATGTTCCCTCGTTGTagcttcctcctcagacagaaacaaaaagagCGGGTTAAAAGGGTCGCCGGAGTTCAACGCAGTCATCAAACACTGCGAGTGCTGAGGATGTTTGTGCGATGCACGGATGTGAGCAGGATGGAATGTTGTGACCTTGAAGGCGACACTGGGAATTCATCCCAGACGGGGGAACGCTCGCTCCGTAATCACTGAGCAGGTGACGCGTGAGAGCTGGACTTCAGGGTGCGTTCAGGGCCCGTTGGAAAAAAGTGCATCCATTAAAACGTTGTCCTCTCTGCTGGTTTCCGTCAGGAGGCCAAGGTGAAGAAGATCATGTCAAAGAAGGAGCGTCGGGAGAAGAAGATGTTCTCCTCCAAAGACGATGAACACTTTCTATTGACAGGCGTGAAGGCGGCTGACCGCAGAGGGTGAGCTCCCACGCACCGTGAGCATCTCTGGGTCACATTGTGTTAACAGATACTCACAGGCCATTACCAGTAACGCTCAAGGCTCCATGTTTACAACGCTGAGTAGAAATAATGGGCTTGTGTCCAGCTGTCTGTTTATATGTTGGACAGTTATTAACTCTCAGCCTCTCAGTGAAGGGAAACATGCATGGAGAGGAAAGTCTAAATCAATCACCTCCCAATAACACACAACCGGGAATTCCCATATAATGACCTGCTGCATGGGAAAGTCTGCAGTGTTAAGATATCTCATACACGTTTGTTCCCCACCCGGAGCTATTTATAGTGAGCGGCGCAGCTTTTCCcggctgttttaaattaaactaaCCTTCTCTTGGTTCTCACTTGAAGGTCTCACAAGAAAATCAAGGATgacgagaaggagaaggaaaagaaggACAAGCCAGAGAAGGGCTCCTGTTTCTGGGAGAGCGTCACCACGACGATGAGGCAGATCTCGCCTTCGAAAAAGGCCGAGAAGATCGAGGGATGGGACCCAGCGGAGGCGGCCACAGACGAGGACCTGGGTGAGAAGAGCCCGAAGGAGGACTCGCAGGTGCCCTTCCCCGACCCCCTCGGCGTCCCCTTAGAACTGGCCTCCtggggggggcggggcctgGAGGAGGACTCGTCCCGCTACGCTAACCTGTCGGACTCCAAGGACTCCACGGCGGGCGTCAGGTGGACGGCTCGCGCCAAGGTCAAACTGGCCGGCATCAGCAGGATTAGCAGAGGGATCGCGTCGGAGAGCGCGTGGGAGGGCTTCAAATAGGAGACGACCACGCTCCCTCCTCACCTGTGCACCATCAACAACAAATGAAGACCTGACCACAACGGCCCGCTTCTCTCTGTAGTTAATGTGGTTGAAATCTGCTTTATCGCTGGCTCCAAACGCACCACATTCATATCAAGCTTGTTCTCTATCTGTAACGAAAGACAAAATACCCATGTAGCTTCACCACTAGCATTAACTGTAAATGACAACTTGTGAATGCCTTAAACTACTGTAACCATGGTAACTGTGACACCCGCTGGCCTGGAATTAAGATATTTTATAAATTTTATATTGCcaacatttgaataaaacaatTCACAGATAAAATCAGTGGGACCTGGAAACTCGAAGCATAACGCACACGTTGCAGTGTCTGAGAGAGTGGTGATGTCCTGTTTAGAAAATACCTTTATATGTTTAATTATGAGATTGAATGTTAAtagaatttatatatataatggtGAACAGTTTTGCACCATCAAGTGCTTTTCTTAAGACTGACTGACGTTGTGTGTCAGATTATCCGAGTGCAAACCTGCCCTGCTCATCACAGCAGACGTGCAGGTGCGGGTGGGTTGGAGCCAGCTCACACCTGTGCTGAGTTTACCCGGTTTCCAATTACACGCCGGGGTGTTCAGACAGCAGCGAGTTCGCCAGCAGGACCCGTGTCTGTATGCTGCGTTGCAAAAAGCAGCTGATCACTTGGAAAATCTGCTTTTTGCACAGGACAGAAACGATAAACAGCAATTTCACTTTCGCAATGATTTGATTATTCTTTTCCATGAATAAGAAATGTTAAAATTCCTGCTGCCAGACTGCTTTGTTCTTCTTTCCTGTCTGGTCTGTTTACTTGGATTGTTTCATGCGTCACCGCAGCCAGGAgcgtgcacagacacagatactTCTTCCAAGGATGCCTGGATCCTGTATTTATTGACTGAGGCTGGGTCAAAGCTGGTGCTCAAACAGAATGGAGATTTAATCTGACCGTCCAGCTCTgcatctgcaaacacacagacgctcgGAGAACAAAATATTCCACCACAGTCttttaaagctgaaatatgGCGGTTTTATCCAAATGTAATAAGTGAAAATTATAAAATACAATTTCCTGTTAAAgttttttagaaatattttattAGATTATAACTAGTTCCTGTTCCAGAAAAGTCA harbors:
- the si:ch211-225h24.2 gene encoding uncharacterized protein si:ch211-225h24.2; this translates as MFRKSKSKVLVEYASEEDDVSWHCHRSRKNKDIEGEEEEEEAVSSVSKEAKVKKIMSKKERREKKMFSSKDDEHFLLTGVKAADRRGSHKKIKDDEKEKEKKDKPEKGSCFWESVTTTMRQISPSKKAEKIEGWDPAEAATDEDLGEKSPKEDSQVPFPDPLGVPLELASWGGRGLEEDSSRYANLSDSKDSTAGVRWTARAKVKLAGISRISRGIASESAWEGFK